From the genome of Bartonella sp. M0283:
AGTCATAATTTAGATGAAGACATAGAATGGAATAATAAAAATTCCAATTATACTCGTAAAGGCTGTCCCTCCGAGACATTCCAGTCCGAAAAAGAATTGTATAAAAAAACAAATCTATATAAAGCGGCGGAGCAGCAGAAATATCCGGAAGATACGATTAACCGTATTATTAATGTTTGTTATACGACATTGATAGACGATGTTCTTGCAAATAGGGCACAAAACGAGCATATTGCGCCGGCAATAAATAAATTAAAAAGTAAAATTGGTGATATTGAAAAAACGTTAGATACGACATCAAATTCGAATGTTTTTGATGAAAGTAATATTGTCATCGTTTCTCTTGGTAATGTCAATTTAGAAATGCGAAAAACAATTCCGCTTCTTATCGCAAAAAAGATTTACGAAGATCAGAAGAAAAAGAAAAGTAAGACGAGCTTGAACATTGTTATTGATGAAGCGCACAACATTTTATCTTATGAATCTTCGCGTGAGTCAGAGGGCTGGAAGGACTATAGACTTGAAACTTTTGAGGAAATTATTAAAGAAGGTCGAAAATTCGGCGTTTTTGTTACGATATCAAGCCAACGGCCGAGCGATATTTCTCCTACCATAACCTCGCAAGCACACAACTATTTCATTCATCGTCTCGTAAATCAAAAGGATTTACAGGCAATTTCCAGCGCGGTTTCATATATTGACAAATTGACAGAAGAATCCATTCCGACTTTGCCAATCGGGACGTGTATTTTTAGCGGGGTCGCTGGAAAAATGCCTCTTAAGCTTCTTATCAATCCGTTAAATGACGCAGAACGACCACACAGTGATACAGTAAAGTTTTCTGATCTCTTGTCCTAGGAAAGACATATTGGCCGCCTGATTTCGAATAGGGAGCGGACATGATTGTCAATGTAATGTTGGTGAAATGAAGGTTTGTTTCTATCTCAGCGTACGTACTAAATTCTTTAAACCGGTTCGATTTAAAAAATAGTTCTCTATCGTTTCAAGAAGCGTTTTTATATTAAAGGAAAAATAATTTAACGTGCCGAGGTTCTAGGTAGGCGGTGTTCTTTTTGGGCTTCGAGAACGAGCAATAAATTTGGGCACAGTACATAGCTCGGATTTTATTTTCATCTGAAACGACGTTTTGGGAATGCTCAGTTGATATAAGAAGTATTTTTTCGGACTTTTCGAAAGCTAGGAAAATTTTCGATCGATATCCTTCCCTTCGGCTTTATCAACCACCGAAAAAGAATATATAGGTAATTTATTACGTAGGTTTCGGCTGATATATCTGAACGTTGTCACATGTCGAAACTACTATTTTTATGAGTTCCGTTTATACTCTTTCGAATACCAAAAAGTTTTTGGCTAAGCGGCTTGACAAACAGAACTGGGCAAAGCTTTGACGGTTCAAAAACCGGTCTAAAAAACTCCGATTTTAAAAGCCGGTGACTCTCTTCATATTTGATTATGAAATCCTTGACTCTCGTTCTTGATGGGAACATCACATTCCTGCAAAAGGAGTCAGAGAAGTGAGTGAAGTTAGACAAAGAGACTATCAACAAGACGAAATTGACCATCTGATTGCTGATTATAATGGTGATGTAAAAACCTTGATTTCAAGGCTTTTGGACGAGCGTCAAATGCTCATCCGCCAAGTTGAAGTAGCCGCCTGTGCCATGTCATTCGGTTACGGGCGCGGTTGGAAACCGAAAATTCCTGTAAAATGAGTCTTTTGTATTTACCCCTTTTTTTGTTGCGGTGTGTTTTGTCAAAAACCGCAAAATCCAGTTAAAATTTTGGGGTCAGTTTTTATAGAGCGCAGCGCCTGCCAATAGCGGGCGCGCGCTCTTTTCTATTTTTGATCACCGGCCATCTAGTTATTGCGACGTGATTTTGATTGGTAAAGCATTTCACATCTATAAAATAATGACTTCGTAATCTCTACCTGATGAAAGTGTTTTGGTTGTGGGTCTCTCAAATTGGTTCAAATGATACACAATCGCGCTTAACTGCTCTCATTGATTGATTATTTCCAGGATTTGCATAAAGGCGGTTGCTCAAAAAAACGCCGCGGAAAATAGGAAGATACCAAATTCTGGTGAGCGCCATGTAAGCGCCATGAAAGAACATTCAAAAAGGCTGAAAATTATCAGGAATTTGCTTGTTGTGCTGTTATTTTCCGATGACTGCATCATAAAGATTGAGCTCATTGAGCATTTTATGAAGGCGTTTTCTGTTTTCTCTCCGGTTCAAGGAACGGATATAGCTTCGCAAGTGTAAAATATTTCGTTCGCCGATCCCGTCAATCATGACAAATTCATAATGGTCGTCACGCCAGGATAAAACGAGATTATCGGTGTGAAAGCTTGTCAGTACAACCGGAGAGATATCCGCCCATTGGTTCAGATCTTTCAACTCGGCTATATAATCGCTGATCTTGTCACCCATCTCACGAATGCTTTTTGCCGGTGAACCATCTTTGTCTTTTTCGATTTCGCAAACCGTTCCCCAGCCAAGATCGGTTCGTACGATTCCCAGTGTTGTCAAAATATGCGGAGTTCTGAGATTGGTATCGAAGTTCAAGCGCATGGTTTCGAGAAATTCGAATATGTTATAGACGTTTTCGCGTAATGGTTTGAAACGTTTTTTAAATGCGTTGTATTTTTCGTATTTTTCGGCCCATCTGTGTCGAACAATTTTGATAATCAGATCGGGATTTTGCGGATGCTGAAAGATAACCCGGTGGCGACCATTGTCAAACAAGGGCGTGGTATTTCTCAGTTCGACAATGCCGGATATTTTCAATTATGTTCGCCTGTCTGCCAATTTGCCAATGGGTTTCAATGCTGATTAAGTTGGTCAAACTCAACATTATAATATTTATCATTTTTAATAAATAGAAATACTTGTGCAGTTTGGTATTTATTTCGTTATTCGACAAGTTTTATGAAAAACCGGAAACGGCGACGAACGACTGAAAAATCAAAGTAAATGCAGGAAAAACTGAAAAAGGGGTAGTTAGCCAAAAACTGGTCAAGGCAAGTTTTATGCTCTCAATAAAAGGTTATTTTTAATTCGATATTCGTTCCGGTATTAATGTTGAGGAAACTCTGTGTGGGGGAGTTTATTTCAGAAGTGGAGCCGTTGGGTATCGTTTTCACAGGACATCCGGTAGCTCGAAAATACAAGGAAAAAATCTTTTCTAAGCAGATCGTTTATGCGGATAAGCTGTTTTTCCGTTTCTTTTAAGAGGACGGGCAAAACCGAGTTGTTTTTTTGATATAAAGAGCTCTGATAAAACGAGTAATTTATTAACATGTAAACAATCTATTGAATGGTCCTGTCCTTGCTCTTTATAAAAAATAAACATACGATAATCGCGAAATAGCTTGTTTTCCCGTGGAAGCTCAAGGCTCGGGGAAATCGGAAGCGTGATGGGTTCAGGAGGAAAAGATAAATGAAACTTTCAGATAAAGAGCTGTTGAAAGACAAGTGCCTGATTGACGGCAAATGGCTTTCTGCAAAAAGCAATGAAACAATCGCCGTTACCAACCCGGCAGATGGCGCGGTGGTTGGTCATGTGCCTTCGCTTTCCGCTGGCGAGGTGGAAAAAGTCATTGAGGCTTCAAATGCGGCCCTCGAACAATGGCGAGAGAAGACAGCTTCCGAGCGGTCGCAAATCCTGCGCAAGTGGTTTGATCTCATCGTTGCCAATGCCGATGATCTGGCGATAATTATGACAAGTGAGCAAGGTAAACCTTTGAAAGAAGCACGTGGCGAAATTGTTTACGCTGCTTCCTTTGTCGAATGGTTTGCTGAAGAAGCCAAGAGGACTTACGGAGATACCATTCCTTCGCCTCAGCACAAACAACGTATTACTGTCATCAAACAACCTGTCGGGGTAACGGCAGCGATTACACCGTGGAATTTTCCTGCTGCAATGATCACACGTAAAGCTGCGCCTGCACTTGCCGCAGGCTGCACGATGATTGTAAGGCCAGCCAGTCTAACACCGCTCACTGCTCTTGCCTTGGGCGAGCTTGCTAACCGCGCAGGAATTCCGGCCGGCGTTTTACAGGTAATTACGGGTAAATCATCAACAATCGGTAAAGTACTTACTGATAGCCATATTGTGCGGAAACTGTCATTCACAGGGTCAACAGAGGTCGGGCGCACGCTTATGGCCGAATGTGCACCGACGATCAAGCGTATTTCGCTTGAACTTGGCGGGAACGCACCTTTCATCGTGTTTGATGATGCTGATCTTGATGAAGCTGTTAAAGGTGCTATCGCATCAAAATATCGCAATGCCGGCCAAACCTGCGTTTGCGCTAACCGCCTTCTCGTTCAGGAAGGGGTTTATGAAGCCTTTACCAAAAAACTCGAACAGGCAGTCAAGGCTTTGAAAATCGGCGATGGACTGAAACCCGGAACCGATATCGGGCCGATGATCGAAGAAAATGCGTTGGAAAAGGTGGAAGAACATATCGCAGATGCGGTAAAAAAAGGTGGCAAGCTTGTTTATGGCGGAAAAAGATTGGGAGGGCTTTTTATAGAACCGGCGATTGTAACGGGCGTCACACAAGATATGCGTTTTGCGCATGAAGAAACATTCGGACCTGTTGCACCATTGTTTAAATTCAAAACGGAAGATGAAGCAATTCGTATGGCCAATGATACCATTTTCGGTCTTGCCGCTTATTTCTATACGCGCGATTTCAGTCGTGCTGTCAGGGTGAGTGAAGCGCTTGAATATGGTATGGTCGGCCACAATACCGGTTTGATTTCCAATGAAGTTGCCCCGTTCGGAGGCGTTAAGCAATCCGGCCTCGGGCGCGAAGGTTCCAAATATGGAATAGAAGAATATATGGAAATCAAATATATATGCAGTGCTCTGTAAAAGTTGTTCTGCACGGAACATAATTTAAGCGTATGAAACGGGCCGCAATTGTTCTTATGCGGCTCGTTTAAAAAGTGGTCGGATTTCCATTCCGGAGGTGGAGGAGGAAAATATGCAGGAATTTTGTTTCGAGGCTGTGCCGTCAATTACCGTGAAGTGGGGTGGTGCAAACAAGCTCGGAGAATTTGTAGAACACTATTATGAAGAACGCAAAATACTGATTGTTACTGATGGCAGTCTTCATAAGGCGGGTGTTCTTGAACAGCCAAAATTGTCATTGGAGAAAGCCGGCTTCAAAGTCGCCGTTTTCGACAAAGTTGTCGCTGACCCGCCAGAAAATATTGTTCTTGAATGCGTGGAAAAAGCCAGAGCGGCCGGTGTTAATATCGTCGTCGGCTTTGGCGGCGGCTCCTCTATGGATGTCGCCAAACTTTCAGCAGTGCTGATACGGTCCGAACAAAAATTGCAAGATCTTTATGGTATTGGAAAAGTGAAGGGCAAGCGTCTGCCTCTTATCCAGATACCGACAACTGCCGGAACCGGTTCGGAGTCTACCAATATAACCATTCTGACCACCGGTGAAACCACGAAGATGGGTGTTGTTGCCAATCAGCTCTATGCAGATAAAGTTCTCCTTGATGGCGAGCTGACTATTGGTTTGCCAAAGCTGCAAACGGCTGCTACCGGTATCGACGCGATGGTCCACGCCATTGAAGCCTATACCGGAAAATTGAAAAAGAATCCGCTATCGGACGCCTTTGCTCGTGAAGCATTGAAGCTGTTGTCGGCAAATATTGTGACTGCTTGCAATGACGGGCATAATAAAGAAGCTCGTGAGGCAATGTTGCTTGGAGCAAATTTGGCGGGCCAAGCTTTTGCAAATTCGCCGGTTGGTGCAGTTCATGCTTTGGCTTATCCTTTGGGCGGTCATTATCATTTGCCACATGGTCTTACCAATGCGCTCATGCTCGGTCCGGTTTTAAGGTTCAATATGAAAGCAGCCGCTCACCTTTATGCCGAACTGGGTGAGGTTGTTTGCACGCACACAAAAGGCACCGAGATAGAGCGCTCAAAAGCTTTTGTCGAGTTCATGGAAAAATTGATGAGGGATACCGGCGCACCACGCCATTTGAAGGAAGTGGGCGTTACAGATAACAGTTTGGCATTGCTGGCAAGCGATGCGATGAAACAGACAAGATTGCTTGTCAATAATCCGGTCGAAGTAACAGAAGCGGATGCTCTCGAACTTTATCGACAGGCGTTCTGATGAACGCTTTTTCGTGAATTACACTGAAATGATCTCATAACCCGTTAAAGGCGGGTTATGGGATTTTTTTGCCCCTTGAATCGTCGTAGATGTTGAACCGGAATAAACGTTTTGATTCAAGCTTTGTGAACGGGCCTTTCACATAAAACTCGCTATCGTGCAATTTTAGCTTCACCAGCATTAAATATCTAAAACACATTTCAAGTTTCACGATTGAAAAGATCGATTTGAATCGCCGGTTCTAGTTTCCGGCGCCGGCTTCTTCTAAATATTCATTGCGGTCCTTGTTGTCCTTTATTGGTTTAATTCGCTTGATGAAAAAATATAGGACTTAAGGGAAAGGAAAATATAACGACTTTGGACAAGCGAAATATCGAACTTTGGAAAAGGGAAATATGACGTCGCAAAGGAAAGGGGGAAGGGGATGAAAAATAAGCTTTCAAGGTGATGCAAACAGGAAAGCTAGCACTTGAAGAGAGCCAATGGCGATAAAGAGAGGCCGGAATAAACGGATGAGGTGGGAATAGACGAATGTATGAGTGCAGAAAAAGAAAGTCCACGAATAAAATACAAGCAGAAATAACGTCAAGAAACAGATAAAGAGCTTGTAAATGATGCAGAGAATTTATGGGGAAACATGCACAGAGGTGAGGGGCTAAAGAAATATTGAAGCGACTTTAATGTCGTCCACGAAAGAAACCGAATTTTCAGGAAAATGAGGGGGCCAGAAAAACGGGCCAGATGAAAACGGGCCAGATGAAAACGGGCCAGAAAAACGGGACAGATGAAAACGGGCAAACAAAGCGGAAGGGCGTTGTTCCGCTTACATGATTGCCCGTTTGCTGAACCGGATTAAAAAATATTCTTAACCAGAAACAGCCGCACTATCGGTTTCGGTAACAGCTTGGCTAAAGGTTCCAGTAACAGCCGGATTACCGGCTGATAGATTCGAGTGTGCGGCCTCGCGTTTCTTCACCCAACACGATGATGACGATTGCAACTGCCAGAAGTACTCCTGTGAACATTATGAATACACTGGAAAACGCTTCTTTATCTACTGCCATCATATGGGTAACGACCATCGGGGCAACAATACCGCCAACCCGGCCGATAGCGGAAGCCCAACCGGAGCCGAAAGCACGAATATTGGCCGGATATTGTTCGGGCGTATATGAATAAAGAACACCCCAGGCACCAAGGTTGAAAAACGACAACAGGCAGCCCCACAAAATGATCATGCCATCCGACGACGCTTGTCCGAAGAAATAAGCGCATATTGCACAAGCTGCGATAAAGCCGGACAAAGTAGCTTTACGCCCGAGTATTTCAATCAACCAGGCTGCTGCCATATAGCCGGGAAGCTGTGCCAAAATAAGGATCAACGTGTATTTGGATGATTTGACAATGCTGAAGCCGTGCTGTTCCAATAGGCTCGGAAGCCATGTGAAGATACCGTAATAGGAATAGACAATGCCGAACCATATGAGCCACAGCATGATTGTGCGTCTGGCAAGACCGCTTGACCATAATTGTGTGAAAGAAACGTTGTGCTTTTCGGCAACAGGGGCAACTTCGATTTTTTCCACGACCGGAACACCAGCTTCTTTTTCAAGTTGGCATACGATTTTATGAGCTTCTTCAATGCGCCCGCGATTGATAAGATAGGGAATAGATTCAGGAATTTTACGCCAGATATGAAACACATAGAGTGCCGGTATGCCGCAAATGATGAAGGCTATCTGCCAACCGTAAGCCGGAATGACAAAAAAGGCGATAAGCGCAGCAAGAAGCCAGCCCACTCCCCAGAAACTTTCTAACAAAACGATGAAACGACCGCGTACCCGAGCCGGTACATATTCGCTGACGAGACTGACAGCAACCGGTAATTGTCCGCCGAGACCAAAACCAACAATGAACCGGAACACCAATAACCATTTCAGATCGGGGGCAATGCCGCATAAGGCGGTGGCAATACTATAAACGACAAGTGTTGCTGCAAAAACTGTCTTTCTGCCAATTCTGTCGGCAATGCCGCCGGCCAATACGGCTCCGATAGCCATTCCGACAAATCCGATACTGACAACCGAGGCCTTTTCCGCAGCCGCCAGATGCCAACTTTCTGACAAACGCGGCATAATAAAAGCGATAAGACCAGTGTCCATAGCATCGAACATCCAGCCTAAACCGGTTACCAGCAATAATCGATAGTGAAACTTTCCGAGCGGCAGTCGTTGAACGCGCGAAATCAGATCCATTATACCCTCTTCCCAAATTGAAAACTCATGATGAATTTATGACTGGATCAACATTTCTATATAATTATTAAATAATTTTCAAATATAAAAAATATTTAAACACATTAAATACAATATAATCTAAAATTATAATAATTATAAAATTAAAATATATTTACCATATCTCCATTTTTTAATGTATATATATTTTTGTTACCTGAAAGACAAGCAAATGTAACACCCCATCAACCCAATGTTGAAACGGGAGACGCTAACCCCGCCCGCACCAGAAAAACGACGTTGTACTATAATTGAAAATAATTCGACAGAAAAGAAAATTCGTTAGAAAACCCCGGATTATTAAGTAAAAATCGGGTGAATAGGGTTACGGTGATTGTTGGAGAAGAGATGAAAAAAGCAAAAAGACGCGGGGGAAAATATCAGATTTGAAGCAGCAGAAAAATAAAGTTAAAAACGGTGAAAAAGGCAAATAGATCAAATGCCTATTTTCTGTTAGCCGGAATTAAGAGAAAGACAAAAGCTTCAAGGCAAAACAGGTTCGGATAAAGGTGAAATCAATTCCGAAATAGACAAAAAATTGTTTCTTAAAGATCCATTCAATAAAACGACAAATGTGAAAGTCATGAATTTGACGCGGCTCTTCAAAAGCAGCCAATTATTGTTGGAAAACTGCACCCAGCTAACAATGACGAGTAAAGAAAATTCAGGAAAAGAATACGAAGTCAAAGCGCACCATAAAAGCAATAAGACAATCATGATATATCGACGGTCCGCTTAATTAGCCGGAAAGAATGTTTAATTCATTGGATATTTCGTTTTTTGGGGAAAGTGCACTTGAAGAAGGACAAGAAAAAACAAGTAAATTCGATATCGTTAAAGTTCGGCGGCAAAATAAGGGGGCAAAATTCCCGAAAAGATCGAGGAAAATATAAAACAATATAAAGGTTTCATGGATAGTTGTGACCGCTCTATAAAACGACGATATACGATAAAATCGACATTATAATTCAATATTTGTCTTCTTGAACTTACTGTGCAGATTATTCGATTTCATCGTTTACAGTCTATCGTGATAGCTCTCACCAATATCTCTCGATAGTATTATTCTCGGAAGGCGGGCTACTTAATTTACTCGACTGTGGTTTTAACTTTGGAATACCGCTCCTCTATCACTGCGCCACTATTTGTAAATAATGGTATTTGCACATAATGGACGAAAATCGAAAAATGCGAAAAGTGATTATTCCGGTCTTTTTACGATAGGGAATGATCATCTGAAACATTTGAAGAAAGAGTATTTTAAGACAATCGAAAAATAAAAAAATGAACGTGTTTGCGGGGCATTGAACGGCATCAGAAGCATGTCTGTCTTCTAATTGATATGATCAGGCGACATTTTTGTGAGCCTCATTGGCAGCGGGGATATGTTGAAGTCGATAAACCGGCGCGTTCCCGTTTTATGTGCAAAGGGTATAAAGAGGCAAAGGGTGGAGAGAAAGCAACACGAATGTTTCAGAGGCGATTTGCCTAAACACCGAAAGTTTGACAGACACCGGAAAACAGGCACCGAAAAACAGGCATCCAAAAAACAGGTATCGAAAAACTGCGACAGGGGGGGTATCCGTTATAGCGGAACAGATTTTGAAAATGGAAAATGACAGAGCAGCTCCGGAAGCAATCCTGTTTCAATAGCGCTTCCAAGACATATCAAAAAGCAAAGCGAGAAAAAGTTAGGGAAAGATAAAACCAGTCTGGAAGCGTTCCGGTTTCAATAGAACGTTTCCAAGACATAGCAAAAAGCGAGGTAAGAATAGCTCAGAGAAAGATTTTAATGTTAACGTACTTCGACCGGCACAGTCAGGGAGCTATTCCAGCCTTCCGGAGGGGCAGGAATCGGGCTTGATTTTTTGACAATTTGCAAGGCCAGATCATCAATTGTCGCATCGCCGGATGAACGCGACGTGCGTGCGCTTGTAATATTGCCTTTCTGGTCAAAGTTGAAAGTGACATAAGTCGTTGAACGACTGGAGGTTGTTGGTTTTTTAGTGCGCGCAGCAATAAGAGCAATACGGCGTTGAACTTTGTTTTGCCACGATGAAACAAGCCGCCCGTTACCACCAAATACACGGTTTGTTGACGGTGCCGCATAGGTAGGGCCTCTTTTTGCAACAATTTCCGGACCCGATGATTTTTGTGTTACATCACCCTTTTTGACATCTTTTTTCGGCTCTACTTTACGGGCTACCACTTTCGGTTTTTTGACTTCTTTTTTAGGTTCGGGTTTCTTAACCTCTTCAACCATTTCCGATTTTTGGGGTTCGGGCTCCGGTTGCGGCTTTTCCTCTTCCTGCTTCGGCTCTTCTTTTTCTTCTTCCTGGTCTTGAACCATTTCTTCTTTGATAACTTCGGAAATCGTTTCTACATCCGGAGCCGTAGCTTCTTCGGCAAATTCCAGCATGATGCCTTCAGCACCACCCCTTACAACATTCGGGTCGCCACGCATTGTACTTGCCCAATAGCCTAACCCTGCATAAACAGCGAGAACGAAAATGGTTGCCCCCAACCATAACAGAAAGTTATCCGATTCATGTGTATCAAAATTCGTCATTTATACGCTGTGCCTGAAACTGTACGCTCTAACTGAAAGCTCGAAGTCAAACTGCTTTGAGCCCAAATTTTATGTAACCGAACAACAAAATTGTTATCCAACAATTTGATTTTTATCATCTTCAAATTACCAGGTTGCTCGACTTTTCATCATTTTTATAACCTCGCCACAGTTCAACGGCTTGTTTCATACATGACTCGTAGTCCAGCTCTATCAACACGCGGATGCTCGTCTCTTACTTCTTTGAAACAAAATCAAAAAAACTGCTTGAGGTCGTTCCAGACATTGATGTTGCTTTGCTTCAAGCAATTTCATTTTCCGGTGTTTCTCCAGACAGTTAAAGAGAAGTCATCCTCATTCCCGATTTTTCCACTTTCCCGTTTGCCAATAGCTCAAAAATCGGACATTAGGAGAAAACGCAAAAATACATGATATTTTTTATCAACTTAAATATTTTGTAATCCTTGTCAAGAGACTTTGTCTCCGACGTTTTGAGTGTTCGTAGAAAAAGCACGGGGGAAAAAGCACGGGGGAAAAGCCCGACCGGTTTGATTTTTTCCTGCATTGATATGGAAAGGCGGCAAGTTTTCATTATAAGGCAATTTTTCCTGTAAACTCTCTGTAATAAGGCAATTTCCCGATATCCCGATAAATTGTGTTGCGGTGGTGCCAGTCTCCCGCTGACACGTTAAAAACACTCCGTTAATGCCGGCAAGTATTCACCGTATCTCGTAGTGATTTGCGTAAGCGCAACCGTCTTTTAAAGAATCAGGTTTCAAAACAGACAATAGTCATTAGACTTTGATTAAAAGTGATAAAGAATTCTGTTTTAAAAACAAATCATCGTCCGGAACGGATTTTTATTGATAAAACAAGGCGTTCCGAACGCTAAAAGCCAAGATGTTCGGAACAAAATACGGTTTTGACAAGTGTAGGAATTTATTGCTTTTCCGTGAATTCAATGGTTGCCCCCGAAGCAAATTGTGGGGAAACGACAATCGTTTTTTCGCCTCGATCTGCAAAAGCAACGCCATTTTTCTTGAGAACAGTCTTTGTATCATCGATATTTTTCACGAAAATGCCAAGACCTGCATAAGCATGATTTGCCACTTTTCCAATTTCGAAACCGGAAGAGAGACGGTTTTTAGCATCTTTCGGAACGATACGGATGATTGCCGAATTTTGTCCTGTCGATACAACGAACTCTCCGTCATCTTCAGCGATTTTCCCGTCTTTGAAAAGACGTGCATAGCGTTTTGCAGTTTTTTCCGGCTCGGATGATAGAAGAATAATGGATTGGAGCGCAATGGCGCCATTTTCATGAGTCATCAATTCAGAGCGCCAAACCATATCGCGGGTTTTCTGTTCACACATAAACACCTGACCGTTCGGAACTTCGTTTTTCTTGAACGCGACGGTTGAAAATGCCGCCAAGCCCTGTTTTCCTCCACCAAGATCGACCGGTCTTGAAAAATTCTGGACTTTCGTGACACCAAACCCCAGTTCAGTAAGGCTATGAGCCGCCTGAAGCGCATTGTCGATGCGTCCG
Proteins encoded in this window:
- a CDS encoding YrbL family protein, which gives rise to MKISGIVELRNTTPLFDNGRHRVIFQHPQNPDLIIKIVRHRWAEKYEKYNAFKKRFKPLRENVYNIFEFLETMRLNFDTNLRTPHILTTLGIVRTDLGWGTVCEIEKDKDGSPAKSIREMGDKISDYIAELKDLNQWADISPVVLTSFHTDNLVLSWRDDHYEFVMIDGIGERNILHLRSYIRSLNRRENRKRLHKMLNELNLYDAVIGK
- a CDS encoding TonB family protein, whose amino-acid sequence is MTNFDTHESDNFLLWLGATIFVLAVYAGLGYWASTMRGDPNVVRGGAEGIMLEFAEEATAPDVETISEVIKEEMVQDQEEEKEEPKQEEEKPQPEPEPQKSEMVEEVKKPEPKKEVKKPKVVARKVEPKKDVKKGDVTQKSSGPEIVAKRGPTYAAPSTNRVFGGNGRLVSSWQNKVQRRIALIAARTKKPTTSSRSTTYVTFNFDQKGNITSARTSRSSGDATIDDLALQIVKKSSPIPAPPEGWNSSLTVPVEVR
- a CDS encoding MFS transporter; protein product: MDLISRVQRLPLGKFHYRLLLVTGLGWMFDAMDTGLIAFIMPRLSESWHLAAAEKASVVSIGFVGMAIGAVLAGGIADRIGRKTVFAATLVVYSIATALCGIAPDLKWLLVFRFIVGFGLGGQLPVAVSLVSEYVPARVRGRFIVLLESFWGVGWLLAALIAFFVIPAYGWQIAFIICGIPALYVFHIWRKIPESIPYLINRGRIEEAHKIVCQLEKEAGVPVVEKIEVAPVAEKHNVSFTQLWSSGLARRTIMLWLIWFGIVYSYYGIFTWLPSLLEQHGFSIVKSSKYTLILILAQLPGYMAAAWLIEILGRKATLSGFIAACAICAYFFGQASSDGMIILWGCLLSFFNLGAWGVLYSYTPEQYPANIRAFGSGWASAIGRVGGIVAPMVVTHMMAVDKEAFSSVFIMFTGVLLAVAIVIIVLGEETRGRTLESISR
- a CDS encoding VOC family protein; protein product: MSHSAKAQKTGIAEKTAKVEKNGKQAEAPLSAETASRENAIHPVKGIDHAFILVNNLEKSAESFRQLGFTLSPRGLHSKEQGTANYTVMFQNDYFELLGIVEETEANRQKKQDLENYGEGLYAIAGRIDNALQAAHSLTELGFGVTKVQNFSRPVDLGGGKQGLAAFSTVAFKKNEVPNGQVFMCEQKTRDMVWRSELMTHENGAIALQSIILLSSEPEKTAKRYARLFKDGKIAEDDGEFVVSTGQNSAIIRIVPKDAKNRLSSGFEIGKVANHAYAGLGIFVKNIDDTKTVLKKNGVAFADRGEKTIVVSPQFASGATIEFTEKQ
- a CDS encoding iron-containing alcohol dehydrogenase translates to MQEFCFEAVPSITVKWGGANKLGEFVEHYYEERKILIVTDGSLHKAGVLEQPKLSLEKAGFKVAVFDKVVADPPENIVLECVEKARAAGVNIVVGFGGGSSMDVAKLSAVLIRSEQKLQDLYGIGKVKGKRLPLIQIPTTAGTGSESTNITILTTGETTKMGVVANQLYADKVLLDGELTIGLPKLQTAATGIDAMVHAIEAYTGKLKKNPLSDAFAREALKLLSANIVTACNDGHNKEAREAMLLGANLAGQAFANSPVGAVHALAYPLGGHYHLPHGLTNALMLGPVLRFNMKAAAHLYAELGEVVCTHTKGTEIERSKAFVEFMEKLMRDTGAPRHLKEVGVTDNSLALLASDAMKQTRLLVNNPVEVTEADALELYRQAF
- a CDS encoding NAD-dependent succinate-semialdehyde dehydrogenase, which produces MKLSDKELLKDKCLIDGKWLSAKSNETIAVTNPADGAVVGHVPSLSAGEVEKVIEASNAALEQWREKTASERSQILRKWFDLIVANADDLAIIMTSEQGKPLKEARGEIVYAASFVEWFAEEAKRTYGDTIPSPQHKQRITVIKQPVGVTAAITPWNFPAAMITRKAAPALAAGCTMIVRPASLTPLTALALGELANRAGIPAGVLQVITGKSSTIGKVLTDSHIVRKLSFTGSTEVGRTLMAECAPTIKRISLELGGNAPFIVFDDADLDEAVKGAIASKYRNAGQTCVCANRLLVQEGVYEAFTKKLEQAVKALKIGDGLKPGTDIGPMIEENALEKVEEHIADAVKKGGKLVYGGKRLGGLFIEPAIVTGVTQDMRFAHEETFGPVAPLFKFKTEDEAIRMANDTIFGLAAYFYTRDFSRAVRVSEALEYGMVGHNTGLISNEVAPFGGVKQSGLGREGSKYGIEEYMEIKYICSAL